The Lactuca sativa cultivar Salinas chromosome 2, Lsat_Salinas_v11, whole genome shotgun sequence genome includes a window with the following:
- the LOC111898596 gene encoding uncharacterized protein LOC111898596 isoform X1: MKQSFQFKFLFLCFSLDSSRISQCNQSRSYFLQFRRQLECANLTTKTTQNSETSLSGFREKMSTGNHRRISPEEVQNVKNQIEQCLWNYMNKKQAMDILYQKQNIEPIFTKLVWERLEEENQEFFKIYYLKLALKNQITQFNDLLYQQAVADSNQANNPHGVACNGSHLHGSNFGFHQGVNHNNVPENVAVKAENMQQYNFPAVVQGGFNGGGPFVQSVMQNGPVNMAVGTQNGNGVAVGGPGYFGNSRFFYQATHVNGNGNGMESHHDVSSFGNNGNGMESHHDVSSFGNADSIPVSYRLNGTVMDEAHSSHQLLRQFGQPESRGENSRVGNISRNFDFQNFGRDS; this comes from the exons ATGAAACAATCGTTTCAATTCAAATTTCTGTTTCTCTGTTTTTCATTGGATTCATCTCGAATTTCTCAA TGCAACCAATCGCGCTCATACTTCCTTCAATTCAGGCGCCAACTGGAATGTGCAAATTTGACAACGAAGACGACACAAAATTCTGAAACTTCTCTCTCTGGCTTTCGAG AAAAAATGTCCACCGGAAATCACAGAAGGATTTCCCCAGAAGAAGTTCAGAAT GTAAAAAATCAAATAGAACAATGTCTATGGAATTACATGAACAAGAAACAAGCGATGGATATTCTCTATCAGAAACAAAACATCGAACCTATCTTTACAAAGCTTG TTTGGGAGAGGCTTGAAGAAGAAAATCAAGAATTCTTCAAGATTTACTATCTGAAGTTAGCGTTGAAAAATCAAATAACGCAATTTAACGATCTGCTTTATCAACAAGCTGTAGCTGATTCAAATCAAGCGAATAACCCACATGGAGTTGCGTGTAATGGATCTCATTTACATGGAAGTAATTTCGGTTTCCATCAAGGAGTGAATCATAATAATGTGCCGGAAAATGTTGCCGTGAAGGCGGAGAACATGCAGCAGTACAATTTTCCGGCGGTGGTGCAGGGCGGGTTTAATGGTGGTGGACCGTTTGTACAGTCGGTGATGCAAAATGGTCCGGTGAATATGGCGGTGGGTACTCAGAATGGGAATGGGGTTGCAGTCGGTGGGcctgggtattttggtaattcgaGGTTTTTCTATCAGGCGACTCATGTCAATGGCAATGGCAATGGAATGGAATCACATCATGACGTTTCATCATTCGGAAACAATGGCAATGGAATGGAATCACATCATGACGTTTCATCATTCGGAAACGCGGATTCCATTCCGGTTTCATATCGGTTAAATGGAACAGTTATGGATGAGGCTCATTCATCTCATCAACTTTTGCGACAATTTGGTCAACCGGAATCGAGAg GAGAAAACAGCAGAGTTGGCAATATATCAAGAAACTTTGATTTTCAGAATTTTGGGAGAGATTCGTAG
- the LOC111898596 gene encoding uncharacterized protein LOC111898596 isoform X2 has translation MSTGNHRRISPEEVQNVKNQIEQCLWNYMNKKQAMDILYQKQNIEPIFTKLVWERLEEENQEFFKIYYLKLALKNQITQFNDLLYQQAVADSNQANNPHGVACNGSHLHGSNFGFHQGVNHNNVPENVAVKAENMQQYNFPAVVQGGFNGGGPFVQSVMQNGPVNMAVGTQNGNGVAVGGPGYFGNSRFFYQATHVNGNGNGMESHHDVSSFGNNGNGMESHHDVSSFGNADSIPVSYRLNGTVMDEAHSSHQLLRQFGQPESRGENSRVGNISRNFDFQNFGRDS, from the exons ATGTCCACCGGAAATCACAGAAGGATTTCCCCAGAAGAAGTTCAGAAT GTAAAAAATCAAATAGAACAATGTCTATGGAATTACATGAACAAGAAACAAGCGATGGATATTCTCTATCAGAAACAAAACATCGAACCTATCTTTACAAAGCTTG TTTGGGAGAGGCTTGAAGAAGAAAATCAAGAATTCTTCAAGATTTACTATCTGAAGTTAGCGTTGAAAAATCAAATAACGCAATTTAACGATCTGCTTTATCAACAAGCTGTAGCTGATTCAAATCAAGCGAATAACCCACATGGAGTTGCGTGTAATGGATCTCATTTACATGGAAGTAATTTCGGTTTCCATCAAGGAGTGAATCATAATAATGTGCCGGAAAATGTTGCCGTGAAGGCGGAGAACATGCAGCAGTACAATTTTCCGGCGGTGGTGCAGGGCGGGTTTAATGGTGGTGGACCGTTTGTACAGTCGGTGATGCAAAATGGTCCGGTGAATATGGCGGTGGGTACTCAGAATGGGAATGGGGTTGCAGTCGGTGGGcctgggtattttggtaattcgaGGTTTTTCTATCAGGCGACTCATGTCAATGGCAATGGCAATGGAATGGAATCACATCATGACGTTTCATCATTCGGAAACAATGGCAATGGAATGGAATCACATCATGACGTTTCATCATTCGGAAACGCGGATTCCATTCCGGTTTCATATCGGTTAAATGGAACAGTTATGGATGAGGCTCATTCATCTCATCAACTTTTGCGACAATTTGGTCAACCGGAATCGAGAg GAGAAAACAGCAGAGTTGGCAATATATCAAGAAACTTTGATTTTCAGAATTTTGGGAGAGATTCGTAG